The Polyangiaceae bacterium genome includes a region encoding these proteins:
- a CDS encoding pentapeptide repeat-containing protein, whose amino-acid sequence MQARRVQARRSRFRRARFRRSRFRRSRFRRSRFRRSRFRRSRFRRSRFRRSRFRRSRFRRSRFRRSRSPRALALSPLALSPLALSPLALSPLALSPLALSPLALSPLALSPLALSPLALSPLALSPLALSPLALSPLALSPLALSPLALSPLAPSLLAHSPLAPLLHEPTLSADSAPPRPSSSGTTVRLRGRSVAPLRLLRAAFHSMLIAFS is encoded by the coding sequence GTGCAAGCTCGCCGCGTGCAAGCTCGCCGCTCGCGCTTTCGCCGCGCGCGCTTTCGCCGCTCGCGCTTTCGCCGCTCGCGCTTTCGCCGCTCGCGCTTTCGCCGCTCGCGCTTTCGCCGCTCGCGCTTTCGCCGCTCGCGCTTTCGCCGCTCGCGCTTTCGCCGCTCGCGCTTTCGCCGCTCGCGCTTTCGCCGCTCGCGCTCGCCGCGCGCGCTCGCGCTTTCGCCGCTCGCGCTTTCGCCGCTCGCGCTTTCGCCGCTCGCGCTTTCGCCGCTCGCGCTTTCGCCGCTCGCGCTTTCGCCGCTCGCGCTTTCGCCGCTCGCGCTTTCGCCGCTCGCGCTTTCGCCGCTCGCGCTTTCGCCGCTCGCGCTTTCGCCGCTCGCGCTTTCGCCGCTCGCGCTTTCGCCGCTCGCGCTTTCGCCGCTCGCGCTTTCGCCGCTCGCGCTTTCGCCGCTCGCGCCTTCGCTGCTCGCGCATTCGCCGCTCGCGCCGTTGCTCCACGAACCCACGCTCAGCGCTGATTCCGCGCCGCCCCGACCATCATCATCCGGAACGACTGTGCGCTTGCGCGGTCGATCCGTCGCACCTCTTCGGCTGCTGCGCGCAGCTTTCCACAGCATGCTCATCGCCTTCTCGTGA
- a CDS encoding HNH endonuclease produces the protein MTRSLARRHVPAEIVRAVWERDEARCTYVDNRGCRCPETGGLEIHHDRAFAKGGDETLGNLALRCRAHNDLAAEEDFGAELMDRKKSARRRPNAGGAALGP, from the coding sequence ATGACGCGGTCCCTCGCTCGGCGGCACGTCCCTGCGGAGATCGTGCGCGCGGTCTGGGAGCGTGACGAAGCACGCTGCACCTATGTGGACAATCGCGGCTGTCGCTGCCCGGAGACGGGAGGGCTCGAGATCCATCACGACCGCGCGTTCGCCAAGGGAGGGGACGAGACGCTTGGGAACTTGGCGCTTCGGTGTCGAGCGCACAATGACCTCGCGGCAGAGGAGGACTTTGGGGCCGAGCTGATGGACCGCAAGAAGAGCGCGCGGCGGCGACCCAATGCAGGGGGAGCTGCGCTGGGGCCATGA